In one Thermosipho ferrireducens genomic region, the following are encoded:
- a CDS encoding radical SAM protein, giving the protein MLTINPSKTLPISVTKYCALNCKHCGGVYIKRMIHISEMEKYVKRYKSFLISGGMGKEGIIPFKNYIEFLTRLKLKHDLLYNFHIGFPETPPYEIEEIADVVSFDFFSDPEILNEIYGIKRTPEHIIKVVSSLKTKKVPHITIGVLCGNITHEFNSIELLSKYFDTIVLNIFIPTKRTLYENCNPPEIEIVAQVFKEAKKKFKTVILGCMHPHGTYREKLLELIKEDLSIFVNSSEKKPDFKGCCALYKKR; this is encoded by the coding sequence ATGCTCACTATAAATCCTTCTAAAACCCTGCCAATAAGTGTTACAAAATATTGTGCTCTAAACTGTAAGCACTGTGGAGGAGTTTATATAAAAAGAATGATTCATATTTCGGAGATGGAAAAGTATGTAAAAAGGTATAAATCATTTTTAATTAGTGGTGGAATGGGAAAAGAAGGAATAATTCCGTTTAAAAATTATATAGAATTTTTAACACGTTTAAAACTTAAACATGATTTATTGTATAATTTTCATATAGGTTTCCCGGAAACTCCGCCATATGAAATTGAAGAAATAGCTGATGTTGTGAGCTTTGACTTTTTCTCTGATCCTGAAATACTAAACGAAATCTACGGAATCAAAAGAACACCAGAACATATAATTAAAGTTGTTTCCTCACTAAAAACAAAAAAGGTTCCACATATAACAATCGGTGTTTTATGCGGAAATATAACCCATGAATTTAATAGTATAGAGCTGTTATCAAAATATTTTGATACAATTGTTTTAAATATATTCATACCAACCAAACGCACTTTATATGAAAATTGCAACCCTCCAGAGATTGAAATTGTAGCCCAGGTATTCAAAGAAGCTAAAAAGAAATTCAAAACAGTTATACTTGGGTGTATGCATCCTCACGGAACATACAGAGAAAAACTTTTAGAACTTATAAAAGAAGATCTCAGCATTTTTGTGAACTCTTCAGAAAAAAAACCCGATTTCAAAGGATGTTGTGCACTTTACAAAAAGAGGTGA
- a CDS encoding radical SAM protein — protein sequence MLFEHLENCRLCPIKCGVNRKKSAGVCGVGYNPKVSNIVIHKGEEPPISGKNGAGAVFFSGCPMKCIYCQNMGFSQKGVGKEINVERLACAFLKLQEAGAHTLDLVTPTPHLPWIIEAIKIAKGKGFRLPVVYNTSSYENTEIISKLDGIVDIYLADIRYTNSIYGEKYSKVKNYWEIAQRAITEMYFQVGAYNEKQRRGLIVRILVLPNKISGHEKALRFIARLDSNVPVALMSQYMPVFHAKNDEFIGRKLSKGEYEEAIEIMEFLGLNGWIQTEKIERVTTKAVNWECSL from the coding sequence TTGCTTTTTGAACATCTTGAGAATTGCAGGCTCTGTCCAATAAAATGCGGTGTTAATAGAAAAAAAAGCGCTGGTGTTTGCGGAGTAGGATACAATCCAAAAGTTTCTAACATCGTAATACACAAAGGAGAAGAACCACCAATTTCTGGAAAAAACGGTGCAGGAGCAGTTTTTTTCTCCGGCTGTCCAATGAAATGCATTTACTGTCAAAATATGGGATTTTCACAGAAAGGTGTTGGAAAGGAGATCAATGTTGAAAGACTCGCTTGCGCGTTTCTAAAACTTCAGGAAGCTGGAGCCCACACACTTGATCTTGTTACACCCACACCACATCTCCCCTGGATTATTGAAGCCATAAAAATAGCTAAAGGAAAAGGTTTCAGGTTGCCAGTGGTTTATAATACCTCAAGCTATGAAAATACTGAAATAATTTCCAAACTTGATGGCATTGTTGATATATATTTGGCAGATATTAGATACACAAATTCTATATACGGTGAAAAGTATTCAAAAGTAAAAAATTACTGGGAAATTGCTCAACGTGCAATAACAGAAATGTATTTCCAGGTCGGAGCTTATAACGAGAAACAAAGGCGTGGTTTAATAGTTAGAATACTCGTATTGCCAAATAAAATTTCAGGCCATGAAAAAGCACTTAGATTTATAGCCAGACTTGATAGCAATGTCCCGGTTGCTCTTATGTCACAATACATGCCCGTATTTCATGCAAAAAACGATGAGTTTATTGGAAGAAAACTCTCAAAGGGTGAATATGAAGAAGCAATAGAAATAATGGAGTTCCTGGGACTAAACGGATGGATACAGACGGAAAAAATAGAGCGAGTAACAACAAAGGCGGTGAACTGGGAATGCTCACTATAA
- a CDS encoding MFS transporter: MLKGKFHSYHIYSCIFSIIAYLFSSFINSSAAQMKLNYVTIGAINFVGAMTYVLASVTFGHVGDRFGHKKFLTISIFVFSVFVMYMEGFSGVIYLFVLASGVNLFFGSFYPQVEGLIAKGEKSFGIDHSVTVTRFNLSWSLGNIFGMAFGPYITVKWPYVIFLFSVVFSLFSGFMVWKDFRKHGDKLYFVPSKTLKLERFPMDFTKIKLYRKVYRVTLFVSGLVYTAILSLFPKVISISGLPLKIAGFVIVAANISVFLTFLVFGKLNIWVGNPKISALFLMVLPLTSILMLLSQNAFTLVLISFFGGMCYAIPYTFAIFYGLNSQENDQGKQGGFHEATIGMLFGFGPLIGGYFLDLFGGLYGLGILGLILSIVVFTIQLIFLKKV, encoded by the coding sequence TTGTTAAAAGGTAAATTTCATTCGTATCATATTTATTCCTGTATATTCTCTATAATAGCGTATCTTTTTTCTTCTTTTATAAATTCTTCTGCTGCACAAATGAAGTTGAATTATGTTACGATAGGCGCGATAAATTTTGTGGGAGCCATGACGTATGTACTGGCGAGTGTAACATTTGGTCATGTTGGCGACAGATTTGGTCATAAGAAGTTTCTTACAATATCTATTTTTGTATTTTCTGTGTTTGTGATGTATATGGAAGGTTTTTCTGGAGTGATATATTTATTTGTATTAGCTTCAGGAGTAAATTTGTTTTTTGGCAGCTTTTATCCTCAGGTGGAAGGATTAATTGCTAAAGGGGAAAAATCATTTGGGATTGATCATTCTGTTACAGTTACGAGGTTTAACCTGTCCTGGAGTCTTGGAAATATTTTTGGAATGGCGTTTGGGCCATATATAACAGTGAAATGGCCGTATGTTATATTTCTTTTTAGTGTTGTATTCAGTTTGTTTTCCGGTTTTATGGTATGGAAAGATTTCAGAAAGCATGGAGACAAACTATATTTTGTTCCTTCAAAAACTTTGAAACTTGAAAGGTTTCCCATGGATTTTACAAAAATAAAATTATACAGAAAAGTTTATAGAGTAACTTTATTTGTTTCAGGATTGGTTTATACTGCTATATTGTCCCTTTTTCCGAAAGTAATATCTATTTCAGGGTTACCATTAAAAATAGCAGGTTTTGTAATTGTGGCCGCTAATATATCGGTCTTTTTAACTTTTCTTGTTTTTGGAAAGTTAAATATATGGGTTGGTAACCCAAAAATCTCCGCGTTGTTTTTAATGGTACTTCCCCTTACATCTATTTTAATGTTATTATCGCAAAACGCCTTTACACTGGTTTTGATTTCATTTTTTGGTGGAATGTGTTACGCTATACCGTATACTTTTGCTATTTTTTATGGTTTAAATTCTCAGGAAAATGATCAGGGGAAACAGGGAGGATTTCATGAAGCAACAATTGGAATGTTATTCGGCTTTGGGCCATTAATAGGTGGGTACTTTTTGGATTTATTTGGAGGTTTATATGGGCTGGGAATTTTAGGATTAATTCTTTCAATTGTAGTTTTTACCATTCAATTAATATTTTTGAAAAAGGTGTAA